In Cotesia glomerata isolate CgM1 linkage group LG1, MPM_Cglom_v2.3, whole genome shotgun sequence, one genomic interval encodes:
- the LOC123275036 gene encoding zinc finger protein 629-like isoform X3: MLHQSLYREESERVRDYYDNRVAGSSDMGSEHYCLRWNNHQSNLLGVFSQLLESESLVDVTLACTEGPSIRAHKVVLSACSSYFQALFLDHPNRHPIVILKDVRFSELRTLVDFMYKGEVNVEYCQLSALLKTAESLKVKGLADMTNINTAVASRDDQQQQQQQQQQQQHLSPDSLREIRGEMRERDKDREKDRDKEIPKDSDQQQQTRDLRDQRDRDRERDREREREREREREREREREREREQQQTVPQVTNNSDSTEAVDMTECPASPVRASSPCPGPLALDRPRRDSEDAGSLEETRGSLSPISVHSGPSDMSISNNNNTGTPGGLPLNLPQSRLPSPHSTEPLAGPSGLPPVQQVPLSLKKEVDWERSTEERCASSEMSADYRLPPDPMSLALGLEAGGWGALVERSSSGSLSPLLPHGPGGFAAGLASLARRCGVCLATFPSAWLLERHALLQHAGQPNDDKPFTCEQCGQRYRYRSAYVKHREQNHRARLPADKLFTCDVCGMQFRYLKSFKKHRLNHALERLQRVPEHHRGSISSITSTAAAERSDQVSSTGEPVQHETGSDVASSMDNRDEPRDNLDSNRDSVSAKEEASSETASVQGQDPADTASIATAITARGRGIEVDASDENNVHQTSQDDDRDRLESTTERVIAEIVRNHDSDRRERRFACPFCGKCVRSKENLKLHVRKHTGERPFVCLFCGRAFGGKSDLTRHLRIHTGERPYHCEMCGKCFARADYLSKHLTTHIHQR, translated from the exons CAGGGTTGCGGGCAGTTCAGACATGGGAAGTGAGCATTACTGCCTGAGGTGGAACAATCATCAGAGCAACTTGCTGGGTGTGTTCAGTCAACTACTGGAGTCTGAATCGTTGGTGGACGTGACGCTGGCGTGCACGGAGGGACCGTCGATACGTGCGCACAAGGTTGTCCTCTCCGCGTGCTCCAGCTATTTTCAAGCCTTGTTTCTTGACCACCCGAATCGCCACCCCATCGTCATCCTCAAGGACGTCCGTTTCTCCGAACTGCGTACCCTCGTTGATTTCATGTACAAGGGTGAGGTCAACGTCGAGTACTGCCAGCTCTCGGCTCTTCTCAAAACCGCTGAGAGCCTGAAAGTTAAGGGACTCGCAGATATGACCAACATCAACACCGCGGTTGCGTCCAGGGATGACcagcaacaacagcaacaacaacaacaacaacagcagcatCTAAGTCCAGATAGTCTCCGAGAAATTAGGGGAGAGATGCGAGAGAGGGACAAGGACCGGGAAAAGGACCGCGACAAGGAAATTCCCAAAGATTCTGACCAGCAGCAACAAACGAGAGATCTTAGGGATCAGAGAGACAGAGACAGAGAGAGAGACAGAGAACGAGAACGAGAACGAGAGCGAGAACGAGAACGAGAGCGAGAACGAGAAAGAGAACGGGAGCAACAGCAAACTGTTCCGCAAGTAACCAATAATAGTGATAGTACGGAAGCCGTGGACATGACTGAATGTCCGGCGTCTCCGGTCAGAGCGAGCAGCCCTTGTCCGGGTCCTCTGGCGCTGGACCGGCCACGAAGGGACTCGGAAGACGCTGGCAGCTTAGAAGAAACAAGGGGGTCTCTAAGTCCTATTTCCGTGCACAGTGGCCCCAGCGATATGAGTAtaagtaataacaataatactgGCACGCCCGGTGGTTTGCCACTAAATCTACCGCAGAGTCGGCTTCCGTCCCCGCACAGTACAGAACCTCTCGCAGGACCCTCTGGATTGCCTCCGGTTCAACAAGTACCACTT tcCTTGAAAAAAGAAGTAGACTGGGAAAGGTCGACTGAGGAGCGTTGTGCAAGCAGCGAAATGTCTGCAGATTATAGACTCCCACCAGATCCG ATGTCATTGGCCCTAGGTCTGGAGGCAGGTGGCTGGGGCGCATTGGTGGAACGTAGTTCCAGTGGCAGTCTGAGTCCTCTTTTACCCCACGGGCCGGGTGGATTTGCCGCAGGACTAGCCTCTTTAGCCCGTCGATGCGGAGTTTGCCTGGCAACTTTTCCATCAGCTTGGCTGCTCGAGCGTCACGCATTGCTTCAGCACGCCGGCCAGCCAAATGACGACAAGCCCTTCACCTGCGAGCAATGTGGACAACGCTACCGCTACCGTTCGGCGTACGTGAAACACCGGGAGCAAAACCACCGAGCGCGACTGCCCGCCGACAAACTTTTCACGTGCGACGTTTGCGGCATGCAATTCAGGTATCTTAAATCTTTTAAGAAACACAGGTTGAATCACGCTCTGGAGCGACTTCAGCGCGTGCCGGAACACCACCGAGGCAGTATATCTTCAATAACATCGACTGCTGCGGCCGAGAGAAGCGACCAGGTATCGAGTACCGGGGAACCAGTTCAGCACGAAACGGGAAGTGATGTCGCGAGTTCCATGGACAACCGCGACGAGCCGCGTGATAATTTAGACAGCAATCGGGACAGTGTTAGCGCTAAAGAAGAAGCCTCATCTGAAACAGCGAGTGTCCAGGGACAAGACCCAGCAGACACAGCCTCAATTGCTACCGCAATCACCGCTCGTGGAAGAGGAATCGAAGTTGACGCCTCCGATGAAAATAATGTTCACCAGACGTCCCAAGACGACGACCGAGATCGGCTTGAGTCAACCACCGAGCGAGTTATCGCTGAAATTGTACGAAATCATGATTCAGACAGACGCGAAAGACGGTTCGCGTGTCCGTTTTGCGGCAAGTGTGTGCGctctaaagaaaatttaaagctACACGTTCGTAAACACACGGGTGAACGACCCTTTGTTTGTCTCTTTTGCGGCAGGGCTTTCGGGGGTAAAAGCGATCTTACGCGACATCTGCGTATACATACGGGTGAACGACCTTATCATTGCGAAATGTGCGGCAAATGTTTTGCACGGGCTGATTATCTATCCAAGCATCTTACTACGCACATTCATCAACGCTAG
- the LOC123275036 gene encoding protein bric-a-brac 1-like isoform X6 produces the protein MLHQSLYREESERVRDYYDNRVAGSSDMGSEHYCLRWNNHQSNLLGVFSQLLESESLVDVTLACTEGPSIRAHKVVLSACSSYFQALFLDHPNRHPIVILKDVRFSELRTLVDFMYKGEVNVEYCQLSALLKTAESLKVKGLADMTNINTAVASRDDQQQQQQQQQQQQHLSPDSLREIRGEMRERDKDREKDRDKEIPKDSDQQQQTRDLRDQRDRDRERDREREREREREREREREREREREQQQTVPQVTNNSDSTEAVDMTECPASPVRASSPCPGPLALDRPRRDSEDAGSLEETRGSLSPISVHSGPSDMSISNNNNTGTPGGLPLNLPQSRLPSPHSTEPLAGPSGLPPVQQVPLSLKKEVDWERSTEERCASSEMSADYRLPPDPELMGVDERVFACMYCGASFLHQSKLTRHILSHSLESLKYREQAHLQLQAQLGLEPGIHLPPEAHFPSGGPVEPMDLELAAHSDPTSGVVLCKFCGKSFPDVGSLIAHLPAHTGDRPFKCEFCGKAFKLRHHMKDHCRVHTGERPFRCTLCGKTFSRSTILKAHEKTHYPKYVRKFLSPSPVDPTEEEAPQPPPPPHH, from the exons CAGGGTTGCGGGCAGTTCAGACATGGGAAGTGAGCATTACTGCCTGAGGTGGAACAATCATCAGAGCAACTTGCTGGGTGTGTTCAGTCAACTACTGGAGTCTGAATCGTTGGTGGACGTGACGCTGGCGTGCACGGAGGGACCGTCGATACGTGCGCACAAGGTTGTCCTCTCCGCGTGCTCCAGCTATTTTCAAGCCTTGTTTCTTGACCACCCGAATCGCCACCCCATCGTCATCCTCAAGGACGTCCGTTTCTCCGAACTGCGTACCCTCGTTGATTTCATGTACAAGGGTGAGGTCAACGTCGAGTACTGCCAGCTCTCGGCTCTTCTCAAAACCGCTGAGAGCCTGAAAGTTAAGGGACTCGCAGATATGACCAACATCAACACCGCGGTTGCGTCCAGGGATGACcagcaacaacagcaacaacaacaacaacaacagcagcatCTAAGTCCAGATAGTCTCCGAGAAATTAGGGGAGAGATGCGAGAGAGGGACAAGGACCGGGAAAAGGACCGCGACAAGGAAATTCCCAAAGATTCTGACCAGCAGCAACAAACGAGAGATCTTAGGGATCAGAGAGACAGAGACAGAGAGAGAGACAGAGAACGAGAACGAGAACGAGAGCGAGAACGAGAACGAGAGCGAGAACGAGAAAGAGAACGGGAGCAACAGCAAACTGTTCCGCAAGTAACCAATAATAGTGATAGTACGGAAGCCGTGGACATGACTGAATGTCCGGCGTCTCCGGTCAGAGCGAGCAGCCCTTGTCCGGGTCCTCTGGCGCTGGACCGGCCACGAAGGGACTCGGAAGACGCTGGCAGCTTAGAAGAAACAAGGGGGTCTCTAAGTCCTATTTCCGTGCACAGTGGCCCCAGCGATATGAGTAtaagtaataacaataatactgGCACGCCCGGTGGTTTGCCACTAAATCTACCGCAGAGTCGGCTTCCGTCCCCGCACAGTACAGAACCTCTCGCAGGACCCTCTGGATTGCCTCCGGTTCAACAAGTACCACTT tcCTTGAAAAAAGAAGTAGACTGGGAAAGGTCGACTGAGGAGCGTTGTGCAAGCAGCGAAATGTCTGCAGATTATAGACTCCCACCAGATCCG GAGTTGATGGGTGTGGATGAGCGGGTGTTTGCGTGCATGTACTGCGGTGCCTCCTTCCTCCACCAGAGCAAGCTGACACGGCACATCCTATCGCACAGCCTTGAGTCGCTCAAGTACCGCGAGCAGGCACACCTGCAGCTGCAGGCTCAGCTGGGCCTCGAACCGGGCATCCACCTGCCTCCAGAGGCTCACTTTCCCTCTGGTGGTCCGGTGGAACCGATGGACCTAGAGCTCGCCGCCCATTCGGATCCAACGTCGGGCGTCGTGCTATGCAAGTTCTGCGGCAAGTCCTTCCCCGACGTTGGCTCGCTGATAGCCCACCTACCGGCGCACACGGGCGATCGACCCTTCAAGTGCGAGTTCTGCGGTAAGGCCTTCAAGCTCAGGCATCACATGAAGGACCACTGTCGAGTCCACACCGGGGAACGCCCGTTCAGGTGCACGCTCTGCGGAAAAACATTCTCCAGGTCGACGATATTGAAAGCCCACGAAAAGACCCACTATCCGAAGTACGTCCGTAAGTTCCTGTCTCCGAGTCCCGTTGATCCTACGGAAGAGGAGGCACCCCAGCCCCCGCCGCCGCCACATCACTGA
- the LOC123275036 gene encoding protein bric-a-brac 1-like isoform X5, with product MLHQSLYREESERVRDYYDNRVAGSSDMGSEHYCLRWNNHQSNLLGVFSQLLESESLVDVTLACTEGPSIRAHKVVLSACSSYFQALFLDHPNRHPIVILKDVRFSELRTLVDFMYKGEVNVEYCQLSALLKTAESLKVKGLADMTNINTAVASRDDQQQQQQQQQQQQHLSPDSLREIRGEMRERDKDREKDRDKEIPKDSDQQQQTRDLRDQRDRDRERDREREREREREREREREREREREQQQTVPQVTNNSDSTEAVDMTECPASPVRASSPCPGPLALDRPRRDSEDAGSLEETRGSLSPISVHSGPSDMSISNNNNTGTPGGLPLNLPQSRLPSPHSTEPLAGPSGLPPVQQVPLSLKKEVDWERSTEERCASSEMSADYRLPPDPVSLYSELMGVDERVFACMYCGASFLHQSKLTRHILSHSLESLKYREQAHLQLQAQLGLEPGIHLPPEAHFPSGGPVEPMDLELAAHSDPTSGVVLCKFCGKSFPDVGSLIAHLPAHTGDRPFKCEFCGKAFKLRHHMKDHCRVHTGERPFRCTLCGKTFSRSTILKAHEKTHYPKYVRKFLSPSPVDPTEEEAPQPPPPPHH from the exons CAGGGTTGCGGGCAGTTCAGACATGGGAAGTGAGCATTACTGCCTGAGGTGGAACAATCATCAGAGCAACTTGCTGGGTGTGTTCAGTCAACTACTGGAGTCTGAATCGTTGGTGGACGTGACGCTGGCGTGCACGGAGGGACCGTCGATACGTGCGCACAAGGTTGTCCTCTCCGCGTGCTCCAGCTATTTTCAAGCCTTGTTTCTTGACCACCCGAATCGCCACCCCATCGTCATCCTCAAGGACGTCCGTTTCTCCGAACTGCGTACCCTCGTTGATTTCATGTACAAGGGTGAGGTCAACGTCGAGTACTGCCAGCTCTCGGCTCTTCTCAAAACCGCTGAGAGCCTGAAAGTTAAGGGACTCGCAGATATGACCAACATCAACACCGCGGTTGCGTCCAGGGATGACcagcaacaacagcaacaacaacaacaacaacagcagcatCTAAGTCCAGATAGTCTCCGAGAAATTAGGGGAGAGATGCGAGAGAGGGACAAGGACCGGGAAAAGGACCGCGACAAGGAAATTCCCAAAGATTCTGACCAGCAGCAACAAACGAGAGATCTTAGGGATCAGAGAGACAGAGACAGAGAGAGAGACAGAGAACGAGAACGAGAACGAGAGCGAGAACGAGAACGAGAGCGAGAACGAGAAAGAGAACGGGAGCAACAGCAAACTGTTCCGCAAGTAACCAATAATAGTGATAGTACGGAAGCCGTGGACATGACTGAATGTCCGGCGTCTCCGGTCAGAGCGAGCAGCCCTTGTCCGGGTCCTCTGGCGCTGGACCGGCCACGAAGGGACTCGGAAGACGCTGGCAGCTTAGAAGAAACAAGGGGGTCTCTAAGTCCTATTTCCGTGCACAGTGGCCCCAGCGATATGAGTAtaagtaataacaataatactgGCACGCCCGGTGGTTTGCCACTAAATCTACCGCAGAGTCGGCTTCCGTCCCCGCACAGTACAGAACCTCTCGCAGGACCCTCTGGATTGCCTCCGGTTCAACAAGTACCACTT tcCTTGAAAAAAGAAGTAGACTGGGAAAGGTCGACTGAGGAGCGTTGTGCAAGCAGCGAAATGTCTGCAGATTATAGACTCCCACCAGATCCGGTGAGTCTTTATTCg GAGTTGATGGGTGTGGATGAGCGGGTGTTTGCGTGCATGTACTGCGGTGCCTCCTTCCTCCACCAGAGCAAGCTGACACGGCACATCCTATCGCACAGCCTTGAGTCGCTCAAGTACCGCGAGCAGGCACACCTGCAGCTGCAGGCTCAGCTGGGCCTCGAACCGGGCATCCACCTGCCTCCAGAGGCTCACTTTCCCTCTGGTGGTCCGGTGGAACCGATGGACCTAGAGCTCGCCGCCCATTCGGATCCAACGTCGGGCGTCGTGCTATGCAAGTTCTGCGGCAAGTCCTTCCCCGACGTTGGCTCGCTGATAGCCCACCTACCGGCGCACACGGGCGATCGACCCTTCAAGTGCGAGTTCTGCGGTAAGGCCTTCAAGCTCAGGCATCACATGAAGGACCACTGTCGAGTCCACACCGGGGAACGCCCGTTCAGGTGCACGCTCTGCGGAAAAACATTCTCCAGGTCGACGATATTGAAAGCCCACGAAAAGACCCACTATCCGAAGTACGTCCGTAAGTTCCTGTCTCCGAGTCCCGTTGATCCTACGGAAGAGGAGGCACCCCAGCCCCCGCCGCCGCCACATCACTGA
- the LOC123275036 gene encoding zinc finger protein 629-like isoform X1, which translates to MLHQSLYREESERVRDYYDNRVAGSSDMGSEHYCLRWNNHQSNLLGVFSQLLESESLVDVTLACTEGPSIRAHKVVLSACSSYFQALFLDHPNRHPIVILKDVRFSELRTLVDFMYKGEVNVEYCQLSALLKTAESLKVKGLADMTNINTAVASRDDQQQQQQQQQQQQHLSPDSLREIRGEMRERDKDREKDRDKEIPKDSDQQQQTRDLRDQRDRDRERDREREREREREREREREREREREQQQTVPQVTNNSDSTEAVDMTECPASPVRASSPCPGPLALDRPRRDSEDAGSLEETRGSLSPISVHSGPSDMSISNNNNTGTPGGLPLNLPQSRLPSPHSTEPLAGPSGLPPVQQVPLSLKKEVDWERSTEERCASSEMSADYRLPPDPVSLYSMSLALGLEAGGWGALVERSSSGSLSPLLPHGPGGFAAGLASLARRCGVCLATFPSAWLLERHALLQHAGQPNDDKPFTCEQCGQRYRYRSAYVKHREQNHRARLPADKLFTCDVCGMQFRYLKSFKKHRLNHALERLQRVPEHHRGSISSITSTAAAERSDQVSSTGEPVQHETGSDVASSMDNRDEPRDNLDSNRDSVSAKEEASSETASVQGQDPADTASIATAITARGRGIEVDASDENNVHQTSQDDDRDRLESTTERVIAEIVRNHDSDRRERRFACPFCGKCVRSKENLKLHVRKHTGERPFVCLFCGRAFGGKSDLTRHLRIHTGERPYHCEMCGKCFARADYLSKHLTTHIHQR; encoded by the exons CAGGGTTGCGGGCAGTTCAGACATGGGAAGTGAGCATTACTGCCTGAGGTGGAACAATCATCAGAGCAACTTGCTGGGTGTGTTCAGTCAACTACTGGAGTCTGAATCGTTGGTGGACGTGACGCTGGCGTGCACGGAGGGACCGTCGATACGTGCGCACAAGGTTGTCCTCTCCGCGTGCTCCAGCTATTTTCAAGCCTTGTTTCTTGACCACCCGAATCGCCACCCCATCGTCATCCTCAAGGACGTCCGTTTCTCCGAACTGCGTACCCTCGTTGATTTCATGTACAAGGGTGAGGTCAACGTCGAGTACTGCCAGCTCTCGGCTCTTCTCAAAACCGCTGAGAGCCTGAAAGTTAAGGGACTCGCAGATATGACCAACATCAACACCGCGGTTGCGTCCAGGGATGACcagcaacaacagcaacaacaacaacaacaacagcagcatCTAAGTCCAGATAGTCTCCGAGAAATTAGGGGAGAGATGCGAGAGAGGGACAAGGACCGGGAAAAGGACCGCGACAAGGAAATTCCCAAAGATTCTGACCAGCAGCAACAAACGAGAGATCTTAGGGATCAGAGAGACAGAGACAGAGAGAGAGACAGAGAACGAGAACGAGAACGAGAGCGAGAACGAGAACGAGAGCGAGAACGAGAAAGAGAACGGGAGCAACAGCAAACTGTTCCGCAAGTAACCAATAATAGTGATAGTACGGAAGCCGTGGACATGACTGAATGTCCGGCGTCTCCGGTCAGAGCGAGCAGCCCTTGTCCGGGTCCTCTGGCGCTGGACCGGCCACGAAGGGACTCGGAAGACGCTGGCAGCTTAGAAGAAACAAGGGGGTCTCTAAGTCCTATTTCCGTGCACAGTGGCCCCAGCGATATGAGTAtaagtaataacaataatactgGCACGCCCGGTGGTTTGCCACTAAATCTACCGCAGAGTCGGCTTCCGTCCCCGCACAGTACAGAACCTCTCGCAGGACCCTCTGGATTGCCTCCGGTTCAACAAGTACCACTT tcCTTGAAAAAAGAAGTAGACTGGGAAAGGTCGACTGAGGAGCGTTGTGCAAGCAGCGAAATGTCTGCAGATTATAGACTCCCACCAGATCCGGTGAGTCTTTATTCg ATGTCATTGGCCCTAGGTCTGGAGGCAGGTGGCTGGGGCGCATTGGTGGAACGTAGTTCCAGTGGCAGTCTGAGTCCTCTTTTACCCCACGGGCCGGGTGGATTTGCCGCAGGACTAGCCTCTTTAGCCCGTCGATGCGGAGTTTGCCTGGCAACTTTTCCATCAGCTTGGCTGCTCGAGCGTCACGCATTGCTTCAGCACGCCGGCCAGCCAAATGACGACAAGCCCTTCACCTGCGAGCAATGTGGACAACGCTACCGCTACCGTTCGGCGTACGTGAAACACCGGGAGCAAAACCACCGAGCGCGACTGCCCGCCGACAAACTTTTCACGTGCGACGTTTGCGGCATGCAATTCAGGTATCTTAAATCTTTTAAGAAACACAGGTTGAATCACGCTCTGGAGCGACTTCAGCGCGTGCCGGAACACCACCGAGGCAGTATATCTTCAATAACATCGACTGCTGCGGCCGAGAGAAGCGACCAGGTATCGAGTACCGGGGAACCAGTTCAGCACGAAACGGGAAGTGATGTCGCGAGTTCCATGGACAACCGCGACGAGCCGCGTGATAATTTAGACAGCAATCGGGACAGTGTTAGCGCTAAAGAAGAAGCCTCATCTGAAACAGCGAGTGTCCAGGGACAAGACCCAGCAGACACAGCCTCAATTGCTACCGCAATCACCGCTCGTGGAAGAGGAATCGAAGTTGACGCCTCCGATGAAAATAATGTTCACCAGACGTCCCAAGACGACGACCGAGATCGGCTTGAGTCAACCACCGAGCGAGTTATCGCTGAAATTGTACGAAATCATGATTCAGACAGACGCGAAAGACGGTTCGCGTGTCCGTTTTGCGGCAAGTGTGTGCGctctaaagaaaatttaaagctACACGTTCGTAAACACACGGGTGAACGACCCTTTGTTTGTCTCTTTTGCGGCAGGGCTTTCGGGGGTAAAAGCGATCTTACGCGACATCTGCGTATACATACGGGTGAACGACCTTATCATTGCGAAATGTGCGGCAAATGTTTTGCACGGGCTGATTATCTATCCAAGCATCTTACTACGCACATTCATCAACGCTAG
- the LOC123275036 gene encoding zinc finger protein 629-like isoform X2, whose amino-acid sequence MLHQSLYREESERVRDYYDKVAGSSDMGSEHYCLRWNNHQSNLLGVFSQLLESESLVDVTLACTEGPSIRAHKVVLSACSSYFQALFLDHPNRHPIVILKDVRFSELRTLVDFMYKGEVNVEYCQLSALLKTAESLKVKGLADMTNINTAVASRDDQQQQQQQQQQQQHLSPDSLREIRGEMRERDKDREKDRDKEIPKDSDQQQQTRDLRDQRDRDRERDREREREREREREREREREREREQQQTVPQVTNNSDSTEAVDMTECPASPVRASSPCPGPLALDRPRRDSEDAGSLEETRGSLSPISVHSGPSDMSISNNNNTGTPGGLPLNLPQSRLPSPHSTEPLAGPSGLPPVQQVPLSLKKEVDWERSTEERCASSEMSADYRLPPDPVSLYSMSLALGLEAGGWGALVERSSSGSLSPLLPHGPGGFAAGLASLARRCGVCLATFPSAWLLERHALLQHAGQPNDDKPFTCEQCGQRYRYRSAYVKHREQNHRARLPADKLFTCDVCGMQFRYLKSFKKHRLNHALERLQRVPEHHRGSISSITSTAAAERSDQVSSTGEPVQHETGSDVASSMDNRDEPRDNLDSNRDSVSAKEEASSETASVQGQDPADTASIATAITARGRGIEVDASDENNVHQTSQDDDRDRLESTTERVIAEIVRNHDSDRRERRFACPFCGKCVRSKENLKLHVRKHTGERPFVCLFCGRAFGGKSDLTRHLRIHTGERPYHCEMCGKCFARADYLSKHLTTHIHQR is encoded by the exons GGTTGCGGGCAGTTCAGACATGGGAAGTGAGCATTACTGCCTGAGGTGGAACAATCATCAGAGCAACTTGCTGGGTGTGTTCAGTCAACTACTGGAGTCTGAATCGTTGGTGGACGTGACGCTGGCGTGCACGGAGGGACCGTCGATACGTGCGCACAAGGTTGTCCTCTCCGCGTGCTCCAGCTATTTTCAAGCCTTGTTTCTTGACCACCCGAATCGCCACCCCATCGTCATCCTCAAGGACGTCCGTTTCTCCGAACTGCGTACCCTCGTTGATTTCATGTACAAGGGTGAGGTCAACGTCGAGTACTGCCAGCTCTCGGCTCTTCTCAAAACCGCTGAGAGCCTGAAAGTTAAGGGACTCGCAGATATGACCAACATCAACACCGCGGTTGCGTCCAGGGATGACcagcaacaacagcaacaacaacaacaacaacagcagcatCTAAGTCCAGATAGTCTCCGAGAAATTAGGGGAGAGATGCGAGAGAGGGACAAGGACCGGGAAAAGGACCGCGACAAGGAAATTCCCAAAGATTCTGACCAGCAGCAACAAACGAGAGATCTTAGGGATCAGAGAGACAGAGACAGAGAGAGAGACAGAGAACGAGAACGAGAACGAGAGCGAGAACGAGAACGAGAGCGAGAACGAGAAAGAGAACGGGAGCAACAGCAAACTGTTCCGCAAGTAACCAATAATAGTGATAGTACGGAAGCCGTGGACATGACTGAATGTCCGGCGTCTCCGGTCAGAGCGAGCAGCCCTTGTCCGGGTCCTCTGGCGCTGGACCGGCCACGAAGGGACTCGGAAGACGCTGGCAGCTTAGAAGAAACAAGGGGGTCTCTAAGTCCTATTTCCGTGCACAGTGGCCCCAGCGATATGAGTAtaagtaataacaataatactgGCACGCCCGGTGGTTTGCCACTAAATCTACCGCAGAGTCGGCTTCCGTCCCCGCACAGTACAGAACCTCTCGCAGGACCCTCTGGATTGCCTCCGGTTCAACAAGTACCACTT tcCTTGAAAAAAGAAGTAGACTGGGAAAGGTCGACTGAGGAGCGTTGTGCAAGCAGCGAAATGTCTGCAGATTATAGACTCCCACCAGATCCGGTGAGTCTTTATTCg ATGTCATTGGCCCTAGGTCTGGAGGCAGGTGGCTGGGGCGCATTGGTGGAACGTAGTTCCAGTGGCAGTCTGAGTCCTCTTTTACCCCACGGGCCGGGTGGATTTGCCGCAGGACTAGCCTCTTTAGCCCGTCGATGCGGAGTTTGCCTGGCAACTTTTCCATCAGCTTGGCTGCTCGAGCGTCACGCATTGCTTCAGCACGCCGGCCAGCCAAATGACGACAAGCCCTTCACCTGCGAGCAATGTGGACAACGCTACCGCTACCGTTCGGCGTACGTGAAACACCGGGAGCAAAACCACCGAGCGCGACTGCCCGCCGACAAACTTTTCACGTGCGACGTTTGCGGCATGCAATTCAGGTATCTTAAATCTTTTAAGAAACACAGGTTGAATCACGCTCTGGAGCGACTTCAGCGCGTGCCGGAACACCACCGAGGCAGTATATCTTCAATAACATCGACTGCTGCGGCCGAGAGAAGCGACCAGGTATCGAGTACCGGGGAACCAGTTCAGCACGAAACGGGAAGTGATGTCGCGAGTTCCATGGACAACCGCGACGAGCCGCGTGATAATTTAGACAGCAATCGGGACAGTGTTAGCGCTAAAGAAGAAGCCTCATCTGAAACAGCGAGTGTCCAGGGACAAGACCCAGCAGACACAGCCTCAATTGCTACCGCAATCACCGCTCGTGGAAGAGGAATCGAAGTTGACGCCTCCGATGAAAATAATGTTCACCAGACGTCCCAAGACGACGACCGAGATCGGCTTGAGTCAACCACCGAGCGAGTTATCGCTGAAATTGTACGAAATCATGATTCAGACAGACGCGAAAGACGGTTCGCGTGTCCGTTTTGCGGCAAGTGTGTGCGctctaaagaaaatttaaagctACACGTTCGTAAACACACGGGTGAACGACCCTTTGTTTGTCTCTTTTGCGGCAGGGCTTTCGGGGGTAAAAGCGATCTTACGCGACATCTGCGTATACATACGGGTGAACGACCTTATCATTGCGAAATGTGCGGCAAATGTTTTGCACGGGCTGATTATCTATCCAAGCATCTTACTACGCACATTCATCAACGCTAG